A portion of the Paenibacillus hamazuiensis genome contains these proteins:
- a CDS encoding ABC transporter ATP-binding protein, which produces MERNDIFRSHVSQHKWQYAAGFALLSISSLTQLLIPWLLGRFTDQLQAGAMNYENAIRYGIWMILIGFGVAFFRSTSRIYIFRLSRMLEMRIRGELFQHWERLSATYFNNQRIGDLMSHAISDVGVIREVTMQGYYNVLEAFVLITISVVAMVTSVNPWLTLLTMLPLPFLSLIAYRFNKKILKQSSDMQQAISDLTSRVQEFTAGIRVVKAFVQEKHERELFTKDNENAVLMNRRFVRSNSMFGALSSGIVGISFLVSVILGGTMVLKGTITLGEFVAFNTYLSLLMGPIENLGKVVNQLQRGWASEARLMEIFRTKPDVVDDMVADQAIDEIGGDIEIRNLTFSYPEADRPTLQNVSLKVPKGSSLAIVGRVGSGKSTLVHLLVRLYNPPKGTMFIDGHDIHEIPLKTLRTQVGIVPQDQFLFSSTIRDNIGFDPQPYTTEQIEEAAKIAQVYDNIVEFPNQFDTALGERGISLSGGQRQRVSIARAIIKRPSILIFDDSLSAVDTITEDLILEGLKTVMHQRTTIIIGHRISSVQSADQIVVMDEGRIVERGTHEQLLQVNGIYADMYHKQLLDQEAERQEGHDHERARLQPEAGAFGGKFAGGGAAAKLSGGAGA; this is translated from the coding sequence ATGGAGAGAAACGATATTTTTCGCAGCCACGTATCGCAGCACAAGTGGCAGTATGCAGCGGGCTTTGCATTATTGTCCATATCCAGCTTGACGCAGCTGCTCATTCCGTGGCTGCTCGGCCGGTTCACCGATCAGCTTCAGGCGGGTGCGATGAACTATGAGAATGCGATTCGTTACGGCATATGGATGATTTTGATCGGGTTCGGCGTCGCTTTTTTTCGCTCAACCAGCCGGATATACATATTTCGGCTGTCCCGCATGCTGGAAATGCGAATTCGCGGAGAATTGTTTCAGCACTGGGAGAGGCTGTCGGCCACCTATTTCAACAATCAGCGGATCGGGGATTTGATGTCGCACGCGATCAGCGATGTCGGCGTCATCCGCGAGGTGACGATGCAGGGGTATTACAACGTTCTGGAAGCATTCGTGCTGATCACGATTTCGGTCGTGGCGATGGTCACTTCCGTCAATCCGTGGCTTACGCTGCTTACGATGCTGCCGCTGCCTTTTCTCAGCCTGATCGCATACCGGTTTAATAAAAAAATCTTGAAGCAGTCTTCCGACATGCAGCAGGCGATCAGCGACCTGACAAGCCGGGTGCAGGAATTCACAGCAGGCATCCGCGTCGTGAAAGCGTTTGTACAGGAGAAACATGAGCGGGAATTGTTTACAAAAGACAACGAAAACGCGGTGCTCATGAACCGCCGGTTCGTCCGCTCGAACTCGATGTTCGGCGCGCTCAGCAGCGGTATCGTCGGCATCAGCTTTCTCGTCTCCGTCATTCTTGGCGGAACGATGGTGCTGAAGGGAACGATTACCCTCGGCGAGTTCGTTGCTTTTAATACGTATTTGTCCCTCCTGATGGGCCCGATCGAAAACCTCGGCAAAGTCGTCAACCAGCTGCAGCGCGGCTGGGCGTCCGAAGCCCGGCTGATGGAAATTTTCCGCACGAAGCCGGACGTGGTGGACGATATGGTCGCCGATCAGGCGATCGACGAAATCGGCGGCGACATCGAGATCCGGAACTTGACGTTTTCGTACCCGGAGGCGGACCGCCCGACGCTGCAAAACGTCTCGCTCAAGGTGCCGAAGGGCTCCAGCCTGGCGATTGTCGGGCGAGTCGGCAGCGGCAAGAGCACGCTCGTCCATCTGCTTGTCCGGCTGTACAACCCGCCGAAGGGGACGATGTTTATCGACGGGCACGACATTCATGAGATTCCTTTGAAAACGCTGCGCACCCAGGTCGGCATCGTGCCGCAGGACCAGTTTCTGTTCTCCTCCACGATCCGCGACAATATCGGGTTCGATCCGCAGCCGTATACGACGGAGCAAATCGAAGAGGCGGCGAAAATCGCCCAGGTGTACGACAACATCGTCGAGTTTCCGAATCAGTTCGATACGGCGCTCGGCGAACGCGGCATTTCGCTGTCCGGCGGCCAGCGCCAGCGCGTGAGCATTGCCCGGGCAATTATCAAGCGGCCGTCGATTCTGATTTTCGACGACAGCTTGTCGGCGGTGGATACGATTACCGAGGATCTGATTTTGGAAGGGCTGAAGACGGTCATGCACCAGCGGACAACGATCATCATCGGACACCGGATTTCTTCGGTGCAGTCGGCGGATCAGATCGTCGTGATGGACGAAGGCCGCATAGTCGAGAGAGGCACGCACGAGCAGCTTCTCCAGGTGAACGGCATCTATGCGGACATGTACCATAAGCAGCTGCTGGACCAGGAAGCGGAGCGGCAGGAAGGGCACGATCATGAGAGAGCCCGGCTGCAGCCGGAAGCGGGCGCATTTGGCGGCAAATTTGCAGGCGGCGGTGCCGCTGCGAAACTGTCGGGAGGTGCCGGAGCATGA
- a CDS encoding metal-dependent hydrolase, whose product MDSGTHLVIGLGLAGLAYVDPVIAADHTFTTAVLIGTVLGSQAPDADTLLRFKGNAAYIKNHRGASHSLPALAIWTILITLLLSALFGPLPIGHVALWVFIAVAFHVFTDLFNTYGTQALRPITEKWISWNIIHIFDPFIFMSHVIAIFMWSFHLGEPQTIFPILYGVIAIYYIWRTVYHYILEKNLPIKDTTYEPGDKYMLTPTFHFHHWQIVKTKPDGSFQLGEYRNNRIRWVDRVSCANHPAVEASRTHPDIASFLYYSKYSCAEYREHSWGYEVRWADVRYRHRKQYPFVAVLLMNHDYKPLDSYVGWRNESRLEKKLRVDSYS is encoded by the coding sequence ATGGACAGCGGAACTCACCTGGTGATCGGCCTCGGCCTCGCGGGTCTGGCTTACGTCGATCCGGTTATCGCAGCGGATCATACTTTTACCACCGCGGTACTGATCGGCACCGTGCTCGGTTCGCAGGCACCGGACGCGGATACTCTGCTTCGTTTTAAAGGCAATGCCGCCTACATCAAAAACCACCGCGGAGCCTCGCACTCGCTGCCGGCGCTCGCGATTTGGACGATCCTTATCACGCTTCTGTTATCCGCTCTTTTCGGGCCTTTGCCGATCGGCCACGTCGCGCTGTGGGTGTTCATCGCCGTCGCCTTCCACGTGTTTACCGACTTGTTCAACACCTACGGGACACAGGCGCTAAGGCCGATCACGGAAAAATGGATATCATGGAATATTATACACATTTTTGACCCGTTCATTTTCATGTCCCACGTCATCGCTATTTTTATGTGGTCTTTTCACCTGGGCGAACCGCAGACGATTTTCCCGATCCTGTACGGGGTGATCGCCATTTATTATATTTGGCGGACCGTGTACCATTACATTTTGGAAAAAAACCTGCCGATCAAGGATACGACCTACGAGCCCGGAGATAAATACATGCTGACGCCGACGTTCCATTTTCACCATTGGCAAATTGTGAAAACGAAGCCCGACGGCTCCTTCCAGCTCGGCGAATACCGCAATAACCGGATCCGCTGGGTCGATCGCGTATCCTGCGCGAACCATCCTGCCGTCGAAGCGTCGCGGACGCATCCGGACATCGCTTCGTTTTTGTATTACTCGAAGTATTCTTGCGCCGAATACCGCGAGCATTCCTGGGGCTACGAGGTGCGCTGGGCCGATGTCCGCTACCGCCACCGCAAGCAGTATCCGTTCGTTGCCGTGCTGCTGATGAATCACGATTACAAGCCGCTCGATTCGTATGTAGGTTGGCGCAACGAAAGCCGGCTGGAGAAAAAACTGCGGGTCGATTCGTACTCTTGA
- a CDS encoding TIGR03943 family putative permease subunit, which produces MSARMLSLHHMLKAVILFGFALYIAQLVKSDNILYYIAPRMVDYVKWSALALYVIAAYQAYLGIRSFRGKSAAECDCDHDHTPSRSIVKNVLIYGTFIAPLLLGFVLPDASMGSSLAAKKGMNLSSSSTVKSSGSAPRTEAEAAPPASSGQAGGTSASAWSDEKLNELFPYDKFTEHYAKYARELYKKDVIAVPENMYIETLTTMDLYMDQFIGKKLELTGFVYRQEPMTDKQFVVGRFAIQCCSADAAPFGVLTDYANAKSFADDTWVKATGTLQKTHFNDMDIMLLKIEKIEKIEAPKTQYTYPNPDFGA; this is translated from the coding sequence ATGAGCGCTCGAATGCTGAGCCTGCACCACATGCTAAAAGCCGTCATCCTGTTCGGCTTTGCTTTATACATAGCGCAGCTTGTCAAATCGGACAACATTTTATATTATATCGCCCCCCGCATGGTCGATTACGTCAAATGGTCGGCCTTGGCGCTTTATGTGATAGCCGCTTATCAGGCATATCTCGGCATCCGCTCTTTCCGGGGCAAATCCGCCGCCGAATGCGATTGCGATCACGATCATACCCCTTCCCGTTCGATCGTGAAAAATGTGTTGATTTACGGAACATTCATCGCCCCTCTCCTGCTCGGCTTCGTGCTCCCCGACGCTTCGATGGGAAGCAGCCTTGCCGCAAAAAAAGGGATGAATTTGAGCAGCTCCAGCACCGTCAAAAGCAGCGGTTCCGCTCCCCGCACAGAAGCGGAGGCAGCCCCTCCCGCATCCTCAGGCCAAGCCGGCGGAACAAGCGCATCCGCATGGTCCGACGAGAAGCTGAATGAGCTGTTCCCGTACGACAAATTTACGGAGCATTACGCCAAATACGCAAGGGAATTATACAAAAAGGACGTCATCGCCGTTCCTGAAAATATGTATATTGAAACGCTAACCACGATGGACCTGTACATGGACCAATTTATCGGCAAAAAGCTCGAGCTGACCGGCTTCGTTTACCGCCAGGAGCCGATGACCGACAAGCAGTTCGTCGTCGGGCGCTTCGCCATTCAGTGCTGCTCCGCGGACGCCGCCCCGTTCGGGGTGCTCACCGATTATGCCAACGCCAAATCGTTTGCGGACGATACATGGGTGAAGGCGACCGGAACGCTGCAGAAGACGCATTTTAACGACATGGACATCATGCTGCTCAAAATCGAAAAAATCGAGAAAATCGAAGCCCCGAAAACGCAGTACACGTACCCGAATCCCGATTTCGGGGCGTAA
- a CDS encoding alpha/beta-type small acid-soluble spore protein, producing MGAGQSRSSNQLVVPQANQALDQLKFEVAQELGIQIPQDGYYGFMATRDTGAIGGHITRRLVQIAEQTLAGQSGR from the coding sequence ATGGGTGCAGGACAATCCCGCAGCAGCAACCAACTGGTAGTACCTCAAGCTAACCAAGCATTGGACCAACTGAAATTTGAAGTAGCTCAGGAACTGGGCATTCAAATTCCTCAAGACGGATACTATGGTTTTATGGCTACTCGCGACACAGGTGCGATCGGTGGTCATATCACTCGCCGTCTGGTGCAAATCGCTGAGCAAACTTTGGCAGGACAAAGCGGTCGTTAA
- a CDS encoding permease: MQTTLTRWATNILALLCLVMLYLIFTQKHPPDLSFLTSPGMQTFKTLFISIILEALPFVLLGVLVSAVLQMFVSEQTIKRLIPKNPVLGVLFACVMGLIFPLCECGMIPVIRRLMRKGMPLYVAVVFILVGPIINPVVYASTFMAFRSRPEIAYSRMGLAFVVAVVIGLIVYKFVKSNPLRGAAESHEHDHHSHSHHDHGAHRHSMRIGSRQSHHAHSHVHTHHHSAAGHTHTHEHQHGRGNRFFGVLGHASDEFFDMGKYLIFGACITALIQTLVARESLVSIGQGPIASHLFMMGLAYVLSLCSTSDAFVASSFTTTFSAGSLLTFLVFGPMLDIKGTLMLLSAFRTKFVLGLIALVSVVVLAGSLLFERIFFL, from the coding sequence TTGCAAACGACACTCACGCGCTGGGCTACGAACATTCTTGCCCTGCTCTGCCTTGTAATGCTTTATTTGATTTTTACGCAAAAGCATCCGCCCGATCTCTCTTTCCTGACCAGTCCGGGCATGCAGACGTTTAAGACGCTGTTCATCAGCATCATCCTCGAAGCGCTTCCCTTCGTGCTGCTGGGGGTGCTGGTATCGGCTGTGCTGCAAATGTTCGTCTCCGAGCAGACGATCAAGCGGCTCATCCCGAAAAACCCGGTGCTCGGCGTGCTGTTCGCCTGCGTCATGGGCCTTATCTTCCCGCTGTGCGAATGCGGGATGATCCCGGTCATCCGCCGCCTGATGAGAAAAGGAATGCCGCTGTATGTCGCCGTTGTCTTTATTCTGGTCGGGCCGATCATCAACCCGGTCGTCTACGCCTCGACGTTCATGGCGTTTCGCAGCCGCCCGGAAATCGCGTATTCGCGGATGGGGCTTGCTTTTGTCGTAGCGGTTGTCATCGGGCTCATCGTGTACAAGTTCGTCAAATCGAACCCGCTTCGCGGCGCTGCCGAATCGCATGAACACGATCACCACAGTCACAGCCATCATGACCATGGCGCTCATCGTCATTCGATGCGGATCGGCTCCCGCCAAAGCCATCATGCCCACAGCCACGTTCATACGCACCATCATAGCGCGGCAGGCCACACACATACGCATGAACACCAACACGGTCGCGGAAACCGTTTTTTCGGCGTACTCGGACACGCTTCGGATGAGTTTTTCGATATGGGCAAATATTTGATTTTCGGCGCATGCATTACGGCGCTCATCCAAACGCTGGTCGCGCGGGAAAGCCTCGTCTCCATCGGGCAAGGGCCGATCGCATCTCACCTGTTCATGATGGGGCTCGCCTACGTGCTGTCGCTTTGTTCCACCTCCGACGCCTTTGTCGCCTCATCGTTCACGACGACGTTTTCGGCCGGATCGCTGCTCACCTTCCTTGTATTCGGGCCGATGCTCGACATCAAGGGCACCCTCATGCTGCTGTCTGCATTCCGCACGAAATTCGTGCTTGGGCTGATCGCGCTCGTCTCAGTGGTCGTGCTGGCCGGATCTCTGCTGTTCGAACGTATCTTTTTCCTATAG
- the trpS gene encoding tryptophan--tRNA ligase, producing MKRVLSGIQPSGQLTLGNYIGALRNFGKLQHTHECFFMVVDLHAVTVPQEPAALKEQSEAVAALFIASGIDPAKSNVFMQSHVTAHAELGWLLTTLTYMGELERMTQFKDKSSGKESVGAGLFTYPSLMAADILLYNADLVPVGDDQKQHLELTRDLAHRFNTRYGQTFTIPEPYIPQVGARIMSLDDASKKMSKSNPNAGSYIAMLDEPDVIRKKISRAVTDSGREVKFDPQGKPEVSNLISIYAQCADMTVQEVEAMYEGQGYGPFKKDLAERVVAVLEPIQQRYRDIRGSGELHSFLRQGAERAAAAAQPVLRQVKEKMGFLVF from the coding sequence ATGAAAAGGGTATTATCGGGGATTCAGCCGAGCGGACAGCTGACGCTGGGCAATTACATCGGAGCTTTGCGCAATTTCGGCAAGCTGCAGCATACGCATGAATGTTTCTTTATGGTGGTGGACCTGCATGCGGTGACCGTACCGCAGGAGCCGGCGGCGCTGAAGGAGCAATCGGAGGCGGTGGCGGCGTTGTTCATCGCGTCGGGCATCGACCCTGCAAAGTCGAACGTGTTCATGCAATCGCACGTGACCGCTCATGCCGAGCTCGGCTGGCTGCTGACGACGTTGACGTATATGGGTGAGCTGGAGCGCATGACGCAGTTCAAGGATAAATCGTCCGGCAAAGAATCGGTCGGCGCGGGGCTGTTCACTTACCCGTCGCTGATGGCGGCGGATATTTTGCTGTACAACGCGGATCTCGTTCCGGTGGGAGACGACCAGAAGCAGCATCTGGAGCTTACGCGCGATCTGGCGCATCGCTTCAATACCCGTTACGGGCAAACGTTCACGATTCCGGAGCCGTATATTCCACAGGTCGGGGCCCGGATCATGTCGCTCGACGACGCATCCAAAAAGATGAGCAAGAGCAACCCGAATGCGGGCAGCTACATCGCGATGCTCGACGAGCCGGATGTCATCCGCAAAAAAATAAGCCGGGCCGTTACCGATTCGGGGCGTGAAGTGAAGTTCGATCCGCAGGGTAAACCCGAGGTCAGCAACCTGATCAGCATATACGCCCAGTGTGCGGATATGACCGTGCAGGAAGTGGAAGCGATGTATGAAGGGCAAGGCTACGGGCCGTTCAAAAAAGATTTGGCGGAACGCGTCGTTGCCGTCCTGGAGCCGATTCAGCAGCGTTACCGGGACATCCGCGGCTCCGGCGAGCTGCACAGCTTCCTGCGCCAAGGCGCCGAGCGAGCAGCCGCGGCCGCACAGCCTGTCCTTCGTCAGGTGAAGGAAAAAATGGGCTTTCTCGTGTTCTAG
- a CDS encoding endonuclease domain-containing protein: MFEEAHEQWMKRHILKRSGERLRRLKEGHGYAEKLFLQHVWWPSFGHLNDDLHPEYEVMDFRFGAYFLDFAYIPAQPFPRIAIEIDGFGPHAKNIDRKQFGEQLNRQNFLVATDWRVLRFSVDDVKEQPFRCSQYLQLLLGKYFTYGGQPAAEKVELVEKELLRLALTMSRPIKSTDVMNHFRVSRNTAHHWLKRLADKQLIIPHGGRGRRIRSFLPNRENTVGIF, translated from the coding sequence ATGTTTGAAGAAGCTCATGAACAGTGGATGAAACGACACATCTTAAAACGAAGCGGAGAGCGGCTGCGTCGGCTGAAGGAAGGGCACGGGTACGCGGAAAAACTGTTTTTGCAGCACGTCTGGTGGCCTTCTTTCGGTCATTTGAACGACGATCTTCATCCGGAATACGAAGTGATGGATTTCAGATTCGGCGCATACTTTTTGGATTTTGCCTATATCCCGGCCCAGCCGTTTCCGCGGATAGCGATTGAGATTGACGGCTTCGGCCCGCACGCGAAAAATATAGACCGCAAGCAGTTTGGCGAGCAGCTGAACCGGCAAAATTTTTTGGTCGCGACGGATTGGCGGGTGCTGCGTTTTTCGGTGGACGACGTGAAGGAGCAGCCTTTCCGGTGCAGCCAGTATTTGCAGCTGCTTCTCGGCAAATACTTTACGTACGGGGGCCAGCCGGCCGCCGAGAAGGTGGAACTTGTGGAGAAGGAGCTATTGCGGCTGGCATTGACGATGTCGCGACCCATCAAGTCGACCGATGTGATGAATCATTTCCGGGTAAGCCGGAATACGGCGCATCATTGGCTTAAGAGGCTGGCGGACAAGCAGCTGATTATTCCGCATGGCGGCAGAGGAAGGCGGATCCGTTCATTTTTGCCGAATCGTGAGAATACAGTCGGTATTTTTTAA
- a CDS encoding DUF5325 family protein has protein sequence MSKGLALFFAVVGAALLAGIGFAISLHSIWLVLLFSIVSILFIGAGFITKAKLRKRQD, from the coding sequence ATGAGTAAAGGTCTAGCATTATTTTTCGCTGTCGTCGGTGCGGCTTTGCTTGCCGGCATCGGCTTCGCCATCAGCCTGCATTCCATTTGGCTTGTTCTGCTGTTCTCCATCGTCTCCATCTTGTTCATAGGAGCCGGCTTCATCACCAAAGCAAAGCTTCGAAAAAGGCAGGACTAG